The window CAGTTGTAGTGTACTATTTTTATTAGGTTTTTTTGTAGTAATTTATAAGGGTAAGTTGGGCTGGAGTTTCATATATAACTTGGACagattaaataaagaaaataaaatctcTAAAtactgaaaatatttaaaattgaatttggttctcaaaaagaaaagaaacaaaccCTATCCTCCCAAAGTTAAACTCAAAATCAAGTATATAGGACATGATTTTGAAAGGTTTGTGAAcatattaaaattcattgacttacaaaagttatttaaattatatttcaaAAACTACTTCAAGGGGTTGTTCTTATACtataaataaatcttaaattttagtattttaaatttaattatttttaccGAGAGTGATTAGATAATATGACAATTTTCATAGAATATgtgaatatattttcaaaattgataGTAAAAACGTTTTAGATaataatttcttaaaaaataaaaatcaataataaaCTAAAACTCAAGAGTAAATTTAAGATTTAGTAAGAGTAGTAAAAGTAGACAATGGTAATTAAATATATTGATCAGAAGTaaacattttttctaaaaatgatTTTGGAAGTATTAAAATTACCCTTTTCTTCCTATGCAAAATAATCACTCCAGGATGTGCAGTAAATTAAGGTTAGTAAGGACACTAAAACATCTTCAACTAGATCAGTTAACATATTCTTAATATTCTCGTTGTTTACACaccataaattaaattttaaaacaagTACCATAACTTGTATGAATCATACTCATATGTTTGAAAACTAATACAATAAAAAATCATCCACCGAAATGAACAGTTTCTTAAAGGCCGGAGGTTTAATTTCTCATCTACAGATGTGGTTCAAAAAAGCTCTAATTAagatatatatgtttttttttttttattgatttaaatCTTTTAAAACTCATTCCAATTTCTTTATAATTCACTTAAAAGTACATGAAAATATGTATAATTATTCTTCTAATCCTTCCCAATTAAAACTTTGTTCCCCAAAGGTAAttaatagataaataaaaaaggaaacttACCTTTGCATATTGAGAGAGTTATTATTGTAGAGTAGACTAATTAGGTAAGTTAATGGAGATTTGAGGAGAAAAAGAAGCACATAAACAAATGAAACTTtcttttttgtgaaaaaatCTAATAAAAATTACCAAAATCTGGTCAACTTTCAAACAAATATATGTCCAAAATCttgattaactttttttttcccctATTAATTTACCCAAAATCACTGTCTAATTGATAATCAATGAGGATTCTGTTGTTCACTATGGCATCGCAAACATATGTTTCTCTATATAAACAAACCctaacttcttcttcttcaataaTAGAGATCGACAAATATGGCTTcttctgcttcttcttcttcaagtaGCATTGTTGTTTGTGCTTTGGTTGGGGTTGGAATATTTCTTGGTCACATCCATGGGTGTCTTGGAGCTGATTATGGCACAGCTTTAACAAAGTCTTTGCTGTATTATGAGGCTCAAAGATCTGGAAAATTGCCTCGTAATCAAAGAGTTAAATGGCGTGGAGATTCTGGTCTCCAAGATGGCAACGATGTTGGAGTAAGTTTTCATAATTTACTACCTTACGTTTGTGTGTTATTACATTCCACTTAAAAGGTTACCTAATTTTTTAAGTCATTTTCTTGGTATTGGTAAACATTGATCTTTCATTTAATccaaaaaataggaaaaaaaaccTTAAAGTTTAGGGTTCAAATAATCACATGGTTAGTTATATCTCTATATATAGTTCGACTTTATCTTTTACTAGGTTGATTAATTAACTGTTTGGATATCCAAATGAGAAGCATGCCAAAACAAATTACAAATAAACTAAAGTTTATTAGTAACAGACCTTCTATTACTTATACTCTTATGTTCTATCATCATTAAACATTATTTGCAACGTGATTTATTAAAGATTGACagatttttgctatatttgtaatttttttaaaaatgttaacaTGATCTATTCGAGATTAACagatttttgctatatttacaatttttttaaaaaaaatattactatatatgctaatattttgaatttaattgttatattttgcaactatccctaatttattatattttaaaatttcatctACATCTAGAtatcttcattaaaaaaaaaaatttctatgTTTTGGATTTTCACCATCAAATTGAATCACCAATTAAACCTATTTAAAagatatgtaatttttatttgttaattaaattattttatttaaagaaaaaggaatgttTTCATAAGATGGAGAACTCAACAAATTTGTAATATCTTTTACATAAAAGACtttatttttatctattttaGCTTTGATATATGAACTCAAAAGCTTTAAGTTGATATAGGTAGATTTGGTCGGAGGGTACTATGACGCCGGCGACAACGTGAAGTTCGGGTTACCGATGGCGTTCACATTGACAATGCTAGCATGGAGCGTGGTGGAGTACAAAACCCAACTTTGGGCCAAACATGAAATACACAATGCTCTAAACGCCATTAAATGGGGAATAGATTACTTGGTGAAGGCTCATCCATCGCCCGACGTGTTGTATTGTGAAGTTGGCGATGGAGGCTCAGACCATGCTTGTTGGCAGAGACCCGAAGATATGACCACACCCCGCACCGCCTACCGCCTTGACGACCAGCACCCTGGCTCCGACTTAGCTGCCGAGACCGCCGCTGCTCTTGCCGCCGCCTCTCTTGCTTTTAAACGTTTCAATCCTGCCTATTCTTCTATGCTTCTTAGCCATGCAAAGCAGGtccttaatatatatatatttttttaaaaggattttcttaaatttttgtgTGTTTGACATCATCATATTCatggttattattattgtttgttttttttttattttacgtTTATCTGTAGCTGTTTGATTTTGGTCGGAATCATCAAGGGCTTTATCAAAATAGCGTCCCGGTAGCCGGCCAATTCTATTCCAGCAGTGGATTTCAGGTAATATTTACCTAAACGTAGCTTTTGAAAATGGTAGTTAAGTACTGTAGTAGACATGCATACTTTTTATTGCTTTCTTCACATTTTTAATGGTGtgtttgaaataataataaaggatGAATTATTGTGGGCATCTGCATGGCTTTATCGAGCAACAAACGATGAAACATACCTTAATTATTTGGGAGGCTCTGGTACTACCGGTGGAACAAGAACAATGTTCTCTTGGGATGATAAGTATGCTGGTGTTCAAATCCTTGCAGCTAAGGTATTAATGATCATTTGGGTTTTACTGAAATAAATAGGTCATGATATATAAGTCTGCTTGGATTTTAGTCTCTAGTTATTATTTTGGTATTAACTAGTGTTTGCTTTGGTGGTGGGCAGCTAGTTTTGGATGGGAAGGTTCCATCCTCAGGTTTGTGGGCAGATTTCAAGAGCCAAGGTGAGCAATTCCTTTGTTCTTGCCTTCAAAAAGGCAACTCCAATGTTCAAAAAACCCCTGCTGGCCTCCTCTGGTTCCAGCCATGGAACAACCTTCAATATGTCACCTCCGCCACCTTCCTCGCCACCGTCTACTCCGACTACTTGTCTTCCAAAGGTGTCTCGATCCAGTGCCCCGGTGGCCTTGTCCAGCCTTCTGACCTCATCTCCTTTGCTAAATCTCAGGTACATGTCTACATGACGAGGTGCAACAACCTAATTTAGAAATCTTGATGCGTTTATTAATCACcgattttctatttatttttcaataaataaaaatcatTGAAGAATGTAAATCATCTAGCTAGATGACCAATTCACTCCTTATTTGGACATTCATGATTTTTTCAGGTAGATTACATTTTGGGTTCAAATCCAAGTGGAATGAGCTACATGGTTGGCTTCGGGTCAAAGTATCCAACTCAGGTTCATCATAGAGGAGCATCTATTGTTTCGATCAAGAGGGACCCCACCCTAGTTACATGTCAAGGTGGGTTTAATTTATGGTTCAATCGTAATGCACCAAATCCAAATGTTTTACACGGAGCAGTGGTTGGAGGACCCGACCCTAACGATGCATATTGGGATTCGAGGTCCAATTTCAAGACAGCTGAACCGGCAACAATAACTCCAGCACCATTGGTCGGTGTCTTGGCTCGGTTGGCCTGATATAATGAGCCAAGAACTAGGTTGTGATTCCTctaataagatcatttagattgggtTCTACGAAAAATTATTGTTGATATCGTAGAGCTAAAATTGCCTTTTCAAAGATTGTATTTGTTAGAAATGTCtttgaaatagaaataaaatacCCTTCCAATTGACATTTATGCCCTCGTATTCTTTCCATGATAAAATGGttgcaaattaaaaaaaaaaaaaagattttaaacAATTAATTCGTAAATTTGGTCTTTTAATTTTAGTGATAAACATTGGTTTGACATaagacactttttttttttttacctataataggaattttttaaaaataggttcattaattaaaaaaatatatatagaagggtaagatgaaaattaataattttaatacaaaacttatttttgttcaaactaaataatataagaTTTGTGAAATTAATATGATGTGTTTCAACTTTTCACAATAGTAATTAAATCCTAATAAATTGtaaagtataaaaaaaaagtaaattaacaatgaaaagattattaaaatttatatactaaattgttacaaatttaGCGGCTGAGTCACCGCCATAAAACAAAACGGCAAAACTGAGCGACGGAGGTCGTCGGCCGGTTTTGGATGGCTGCGAGAACGACGCCGATTATTCTTCCAGCTGTTCAATTGAAAGCCACAGACTCAAATGGGGTAACTCCTTCTCGGAACTCAACCTA is drawn from Cucumis melo cultivar AY chromosome 11, USDA_Cmelo_AY_1.0, whole genome shotgun sequence and contains these coding sequences:
- the LOC103499085 gene encoding endoglucanase 13-like, with the translated sequence MASSASSSSSSIVVCALVGVGIFLGHIHGCLGADYGTALTKSLLYYEAQRSGKLPRNQRVKWRGDSGLQDGNDVGVNLVGGYYDAGDNVKFGLPMAFTLTMLAWSVVEYKTQLWAKHEIHNALNAIKWGIDYLVKAHPSPDVLYCEVGDGGSDHACWQRPEDMTTPRTAYRLDDQHPGSDLAAETAAALAAASLAFKRFNPAYSSMLLSHAKQLFDFGRNHQGLYQNSVPVAGQFYSSSGFQDELLWASAWLYRATNDETYLNYLGGSGTTGGTRTMFSWDDKYAGVQILAAKLVLDGKVPSSGLWADFKSQGEQFLCSCLQKGNSNVQKTPAGLLWFQPWNNLQYVTSATFLATVYSDYLSSKGVSIQCPGGLVQPSDLISFAKSQVDYILGSNPSGMSYMVGFGSKYPTQVHHRGASIVSIKRDPTLVTCQGGFNLWFNRNAPNPNVLHGAVVGGPDPNDAYWDSRSNFKTAEPATITPAPLVGVLARLA